One Paramisgurnus dabryanus chromosome 9, PD_genome_1.1, whole genome shotgun sequence genomic window, ttggcttgatggctacatctggtgtaaattttgtgtcaatagcccacttagaaatccccttactgataaaaatgctgatgtgtcaaatacttattttccccactGCATTTTAATCTtaattttactacaaataacCATATTGAAGCAGAAAGGTTcgtcagatgttaaaggttctctTAAATGGCATCATGAAGTGCCTTTAATTTTATGATgtgtatgctgggttgtttcaacccatggttgggtcaaatatgaacaTTTCATAGGATAATTTGAACTAATGATTGGGTTTGTCCaaattttacccaaccatggattAGAACcaacacagcatttttttttttgctgtattaCCTTTTAACAAATCTGTAACATTTTTGGAAAGGGATGATCTTATATGAACACAATAAATTCATCGGCTGCATCAACTGAGTTGAGATATTGCAAAAGACTCATTACATTTTTCATTATGCAATCAATCAGGTCTTGCAGGAGAAGTATGGAGGATGGCAGAACATCAGCATGGTTAATTATTTTAATGACTTTGCCAACCTTTGCTTTGAGCAATTTGGGGACCGTGTGAAACACTGGATAACCTTCAATAACCCATGGGTATGCTCACTGTATTCATTGCTAACCAGCTAAAGAACATTCTACAGTAAATGCTCAACAGTGCATGTATTCTGTCAGTCAGTGGCAGTTGAAGGATATGAGACTGGAGAACATGCTCCAGGACTGAAGCTCATGGGCACTGGAGCCTACAGAGCAGCTCACCACATCATTAAGGTGAGAAGACACTACCTATTACATTGTCCTCCAACACCAAATAAAGCTATTTAGAATACTGTTTTATATTGGTTTTCTCACAGGCACACTCCAAGGTATGGCACACCTACGATTCTCAGTGGCGAAGCAAACAGAGAGGTACTGTACAACCACGCAAAATTGCACTTTGTAGCCAAAAACCTCTTATAATTAATGCAGGGGGTGCAATTTggcacttaaagggacagtctactttttttgaaaatatgtttttttatgatatggctattatactctcattctggcataataatcaaggactttgctgctgtaacatggctgcaggaggcacaatgatattacgcagtgcccgaaaatagtctccTGCTGTTGAAAGTTACTTTCAggcgctgcataatatcattgcgcctgctgcagccatgttatgacagcaaagtccttgattattacgccagaatgcgagtatagttcctagccatatctgcctagaaaatcgcaacttttaattttccgtcggtcttagaaCACGAtgaaactacagaagagtcaagtttaaaataggaaaatattgaaactctttggttattttttagcaagatgctaatggtctaatcagattcaatggattatgctaagctatgctaaaagtggtaccgccagacccggaggtCAGCTGAATGGATACCAAAACGGCAAAAATCagctctaggggagctggaaaattagcaattttcaaaaaaagtggagtgtccctttaaatatcaaaataaccccatgatttactgactttaaactccccaaaaagtccatccatccttcaAAGAAATATTCCACACGGCAccaatgggttaataaaggtcttttgtgggtaatcgatgtgattttgtgagaaaatatccatattttatactttataaaCTAACTATTAACTAAAAAACCTATAATAACTATGGTTACTGTCATGAATCGCATGAGTCCAAGATGTCGTCGTTACCGGAAGTgagttattacagtttataaagtttgaaatatagTATTTTTCTCTCAAAATCATATTGATTACacgcagaagacctttattaacacattggagccgtgtggattacttttgtgaaggataaATGCACTATTTGGGGGTTTAAAGCCAGAATAgcttttactaaaataactccagaTGTGCTTGTAGACATACACCACTAACAACAGCTTTCCCTCGGATAGTGCATTCTTGTATATAAGAGTAGATTGTGTTGATTGCTTGTTTTCATCTCTAGGTATGGTGGGGATTTCATTATCTGGGGACTGGGGAGAACCTGTGGACATCACAAATCAAAAGGACATTGAGGCTGCTGAGAGATACGTCCAGTTTTACATAGGCTGGTTTGCTACACCCATTTTCCACGGAGACTATCCTCAAGTGATGAAAGATTTCATAGGTACTATCAAATATTAGAAGTTAAATATGATAATAAGTAAACACATTGATGACATCTCTTTGTTTAAGGCAGGAAAAGTGCACAGCAGGGATTGGGAACATCTCGTCTCCCAACCTTTTCCTCTCAAGAGAAGAGCTACATCAAAGGCACCTGTGACTTTCTAGGCGTGGGCCACTTCACGACGCGCTACATCACCCAAAAGAATTTCCCCTCAACCCGCAGCAACACCTACTTTACAGACCGTGACATAGCAGAGCTGGTTGACCCAAAATGGCCTGATCCTGGTTCAGAGTGGCTCTATTCTGTTCCTTGGGGTTTCCGTCGACTGCTTAACTTCATAAAGGTGCATAAAGCATGAGACATATtttgcttaaaggggacatttcacaaggc contains:
- the lctlb gene encoding lactase-like protein isoform X3, with the protein product MVNYFNDFANLCFEQFGDRVKHWITFNNPWAHSKVWHTYDSQWRSKQRGMVGISLSGDWGEPVDITNQKDIEAAERYVQFYIGWFATPIFHGDYPQVMKDFIGRKSAQQGLGTSRLPTFSSQEKSYIKGTCDFLGVGHFTTRYITQKNFPSTRSNTYFTDRDIAELVDPKWPDPGSEWLYSVPWGFRRLLNFIKTQYGNPMIFITENGVSEKVMCTELCDDWRIQYYKDYINEMLKDPLTSHMEMVTEIVVPTVCTLCILMSAIFLMFLLRKRN
- the lctlb gene encoding lactase-like protein isoform X2; translated protein: MVNYFNDFANLCFEQFGDRVKHWITFNNPWSVAVEGYETGEHAPGLKLMGTGAYRAAHHIIKAHSKVWHTYDSQWRSKQRGMVGISLSGDWGEPVDITNQKDIEAAERYVQFYIGWFATPIFHGDYPQVMKDFIGRKSAQQGLGTSRLPTFSSQEKSYIKGTCDFLGVGHFTTRYITQKNFPSTRSNTYFTDRDIAELVDPKWPDPGSEWLYSVPWGFRRLLNFIKTQYGNPMIFITENGVSEKVMCTELCDDWRIQYYKDYINEMLKDPLTSHMEMVTEIVVPTVCTLCILMSAIFLMFLLRKRN